In Legionella spiritensis, the following proteins share a genomic window:
- the murC gene encoding UDP-N-acetylmuramate--L-alanine ligase, whose protein sequence is MGRVEHIHFVGIGGAGMCGIAEVLHNDGYRITGSDVCENRAILRLQSLGIPVYIGHRVENIVGADVVVRSTAVYADNPEITAAKEQAIPVIPRAAMLAELMRFRHGIAIAGTHGKTTTTSLVSSLLAEGGLDPSFVIGGKLNSCGSNAQLGHSPYFVAEADESDASFLFLKPMMAVVTNIDADHMSTYDGNFDKLRNTFIEFLHHLPFYGLAVLCVEDEEVRRILPAIQRPIMTYGFREDAHYRAINWTQNGLLSEFTVHRPRGLKPLNIQFQWPGRHNVLNALAAIAIASELNVDDEAITRGLAKFQGVGRRFQLLGERHFEQGNAIVVDDYGHHPQEILSTIDAFRRVWPDKRLVHVFQPHRFSRTKELFSRFVEVLSLADELLLMDIYPAGEQAIPGVSSESLLQQIHATRPNARLVNDQNLAESLEKLVMEGDVILMQGAGSIGQMAQNLMQIVQVPHEIN, encoded by the coding sequence ATGGGACGGGTTGAGCATATTCATTTTGTCGGGATAGGCGGTGCCGGTATGTGCGGTATTGCCGAGGTTCTGCATAATGACGGCTACCGTATTACAGGTTCTGATGTCTGTGAAAACCGCGCCATTTTGCGATTGCAGTCGTTGGGCATACCGGTTTACATTGGTCACCGGGTTGAGAATATTGTCGGAGCGGATGTCGTGGTCCGTTCAACGGCGGTTTATGCCGATAATCCGGAAATTACAGCAGCGAAAGAACAAGCGATTCCTGTCATTCCACGGGCGGCCATGCTGGCCGAGTTAATGCGATTTCGCCATGGTATCGCCATTGCCGGAACTCATGGTAAAACAACGACGACCAGCCTGGTGAGCAGTTTGCTCGCTGAGGGCGGACTGGATCCCAGTTTCGTGATCGGCGGTAAGTTAAATAGCTGCGGCAGTAACGCGCAACTGGGACATTCGCCGTATTTTGTGGCCGAAGCGGATGAAAGCGACGCCTCCTTCCTGTTTTTAAAACCAATGATGGCTGTCGTCACTAATATTGATGCCGATCATATGAGTACTTATGATGGTAATTTCGATAAATTACGTAATACCTTTATCGAGTTTCTGCATCATTTACCCTTTTACGGGCTTGCCGTGCTTTGTGTGGAGGATGAGGAAGTCCGGCGTATTTTACCGGCCATCCAACGTCCGATCATGACCTACGGATTTCGCGAGGATGCTCATTATCGCGCCATAAACTGGACACAAAACGGTTTGCTCAGCGAATTTACCGTACACAGACCAAGAGGGCTTAAGCCATTAAACATTCAGTTTCAGTGGCCTGGACGTCATAATGTGCTCAACGCGCTGGCGGCCATTGCCATAGCGTCGGAATTGAATGTGGATGATGAGGCTATTACCCGGGGACTGGCCAAATTTCAAGGCGTGGGGCGACGGTTTCAATTGCTGGGGGAGCGCCATTTTGAACAGGGTAACGCGATCGTTGTTGATGATTACGGTCACCATCCCCAGGAAATCCTGTCGACGATCGACGCTTTTCGCCGGGTTTGGCCTGACAAGCGCCTGGTTCATGTTTTTCAGCCTCACCGCTTCAGCCGAACCAAGGAGTTGTTTAGTCGTTTTGTAGAGGTTTTGAGTCTGGCCGATGAGTTATTGCTAATGGATATCTATCCGGCAGGCGAACAGGCTATTCCCGGTGTCAGCAGCGAATCGTTATTACAGCAAATTCATGCCACACGTCCCAATGCCAGACTGGTCAATGACCAGAATCTTGCCGAGTCTCTCGAGAAACTGGTGATGGAAGGGGATGTTATTTTGATGCAGGGTGCGGGAAGCATTGGTCAAATGGCACAAAACCTGATGCAAATCGTGCAGGTGCCTCATGAAATTAATTGA
- the ftsW gene encoding putative lipid II flippase FtsW — translation MQPRHFTLRGKPTHKPLALYDKWLMGAVLGLLIIGLMMVASSSVMISTKYYHQPFHFLVRQCVFLAAGLVVALIVMRIDSSFWEKISVPLLLVCLVMLMLVLIPGIGRTVNGSRRWLAMGPIGIQVSELAKLTMIFYVAGYLVRQRASISQTILGFVKPMIILGIVSVLLLMEPDFGATVVIVGTVMAMLFLAGVKLRYYLGLLLVVMGSLAILAVSSPYRLARLTTFLDPWADRFNAGYQLTQSLIAFGRGGWLGTGFGDGVQKLFYLPEAHTDFLFAVLAEELGLLGVLLVLILYSILVFRGLMIGYTAYCQDRLFAGFTAYGLTFWIGLQATINMGVNTGLLPTKGLTLPMLSYGGASMVVNCVVIAILLRIDHENRWQSLGLRAPTL, via the coding sequence ATGCAGCCTCGTCATTTTACCCTGCGCGGGAAACCTACCCATAAACCGCTTGCCCTTTATGACAAATGGTTGATGGGGGCAGTTCTGGGATTGTTGATCATTGGCTTGATGATGGTGGCTTCCAGCTCAGTAATGATTTCTACAAAATATTACCATCAACCTTTTCATTTTTTGGTCAGGCAGTGTGTGTTTTTGGCTGCAGGATTGGTTGTGGCTCTTATTGTCATGAGAATTGACAGTAGTTTTTGGGAAAAAATAAGCGTTCCTCTGCTCCTGGTTTGCCTGGTAATGCTGATGCTTGTATTGATACCCGGTATCGGGCGCACGGTGAATGGCAGTCGACGGTGGCTGGCTATGGGACCTATTGGTATTCAGGTTTCCGAATTGGCCAAATTAACCATGATTTTTTATGTGGCAGGCTATCTGGTACGTCAGCGGGCCAGCATCAGTCAGACTATTCTGGGATTTGTGAAACCCATGATTATTTTGGGCATTGTCTCCGTGTTGTTGTTGATGGAGCCTGATTTTGGCGCGACCGTTGTCATTGTCGGGACAGTTATGGCCATGCTTTTTCTGGCGGGAGTCAAACTGCGCTATTATCTTGGATTATTGCTGGTTGTGATGGGTTCCCTGGCCATTTTAGCCGTTTCCTCACCCTATCGACTGGCTCGTTTGACCACATTTCTGGATCCCTGGGCGGATCGGTTTAATGCCGGTTATCAGTTGACCCAATCCCTGATTGCTTTTGGACGCGGCGGATGGCTGGGGACGGGATTCGGTGATGGTGTTCAAAAATTGTTTTATTTGCCTGAGGCCCATACGGATTTTCTATTTGCTGTACTGGCAGAAGAATTAGGTTTGCTTGGAGTTCTGTTAGTATTAATTTTGTATAGTATACTGGTCTTTAGGGGCTTGATGATTGGTTATACCGCTTATTGTCAGGATCGGTTGTTTGCGGGATTTACCGCTTACGGACTTACCTTTTGGATAGGGTTGCAGGCGACGATTAATATGGGCGTGAATACCGGATTGCTGCCGACAAAAGGATTGACGTTGCCAATGTTAAGTTATGGTGGCGCCAGTATGGTGGTTAATTGTGTGGTTATTGCAATATTATTGCGTATTGATCATGAAAATCGTTGGCAATCTTTAGGATTAAGAGCGCCGACCTTATAA
- the murD gene encoding UDP-N-acetylmuramoyl-L-alanine--D-glutamate ligase yields the protein MDPSFYLVAGLGKTGQSIARYLKRRNQPFMVFDTRKTVDGLEEFQAQYPGIDVFLEHLPDTIYPQLKAVITSPGVAIEEPFLQQAIQCSIPVYGDIECLARELHAPVIAITGTNGKSTVTTLVSEMAKAAGQNVAMAGNIGTPVLDLLDDAANYDLWVLELSSFQLDLTHSLMPIAATLLNISPDHLDRHHSMAAYIEAKQRVYHNSGLLVYNRDDEKTFPTTTLVENQSLTSYGLGKPLSGEWGIVERNGVIYLACGERCILPVDKMLIKGRHNWQNALAACALAAAAGITQECMAAVLESFSGLPHRCQWVRTLDGVTWINDSKGTNIGATQSAISGIGGSMQGKIVLIAGGLGKGADFTELRQSVQDYVRSVVLFGTDADKIEQALSDLLPVSRVSSFEQAISLAKSQAKAGDVVLLSPACASLDMFRDFNHRGELFANLVNKL from the coding sequence ATGGATCCATCCTTTTATCTGGTGGCGGGTCTGGGTAAAACCGGACAGTCCATTGCCCGTTATTTAAAACGGCGAAATCAGCCTTTTATGGTATTTGATACCCGAAAAACAGTAGACGGTCTGGAGGAATTTCAAGCTCAATACCCCGGCATTGACGTTTTTCTGGAACATTTGCCGGATACGATTTACCCGCAGCTTAAGGCGGTGATTACCAGTCCTGGTGTGGCCATTGAAGAGCCCTTTCTGCAACAGGCTATTCAATGCAGTATTCCTGTCTACGGTGATATTGAATGCCTCGCTCGTGAGCTGCATGCGCCGGTTATCGCCATTACCGGCACCAATGGCAAGTCGACGGTGACTACGCTGGTCAGCGAGATGGCGAAAGCGGCCGGCCAAAACGTCGCCATGGCCGGAAATATCGGCACCCCGGTGCTTGATTTGCTCGATGACGCCGCCAATTACGATTTATGGGTATTGGAATTATCCAGCTTTCAATTGGATTTAACGCATTCCCTAATGCCGATTGCGGCCACCCTGCTTAATATTTCTCCGGATCATCTGGACCGGCATCATTCCATGGCGGCTTATATCGAGGCCAAACAACGCGTTTATCATAATTCGGGTTTGCTTGTTTATAACCGTGATGATGAGAAAACATTTCCGACAACGACACTTGTGGAAAATCAATCCCTCACCAGTTACGGATTGGGCAAACCCCTGTCCGGCGAATGGGGGATTGTGGAACGAAACGGGGTGATCTATCTGGCCTGTGGCGAACGGTGTATACTACCTGTAGACAAGATGCTTATCAAAGGCAGGCATAATTGGCAAAACGCGCTGGCCGCCTGTGCGCTGGCCGCCGCTGCGGGTATTACACAGGAGTGTATGGCTGCGGTTCTGGAGTCGTTTTCCGGTCTGCCGCATCGTTGTCAATGGGTTAGAACCTTGGACGGTGTCACCTGGATTAATGACTCCAAGGGAACGAACATTGGTGCAACGCAGTCAGCTATTTCCGGAATAGGAGGTTCCATGCAAGGAAAAATAGTATTGATTGCCGGTGGGCTTGGAAAAGGAGCTGATTTTACGGAATTGCGGCAATCCGTACAGGATTATGTCCGCTCTGTGGTTTTGTTTGGTACCGATGCCGATAAAATTGAACAGGCGTTGTCGGACTTGCTGCCTGTGTCACGCGTGTCTTCTTTTGAGCAAGCCATTTCCCTGGCGAAATCCCAGGCGAAAGCCGGTGATGTCGTGTTGTTATCTCCTGCCTGTGCCAGTCTTGATATGTTTCGTGATTTCAATCATAGAGGCGAATTGTTTGCCAATCTGGTGAACAAATTGTGA
- the mraY gene encoding phospho-N-acetylmuramoyl-pentapeptide-transferase — protein sequence MLYWLTQLLQGQYHAFRVFQYLTFRSILASLTALLVGLLCGPMMIKWLRNLQIGQMVRDDGPQSHLSKAGTPTMGGVLILVAITASCLLWGDLRQPALWLALLVTLGFGAIGWIDDYRKVVRKNSKGLSARWKYLWQSVVAVAAIMILYLNTSFPVQTQLTIPFFKNWLVDLGPLFPLLAYFVMVGSSNAVNLTDGLDGLAIMPIVMVAGALGVFAYAGSNSVYAHYLAIPYVPNTGELTIFCSSIVGAGLGFLWYNTYPAQVFMGDVGSLALGAALGIVAIVVRQELVLLIMGGLFVIETLSVILQVGYFKYTGGKRLFRMAPLHHHFELKGWSEPKVIVRFWIITVIFVLCGLATLKLR from the coding sequence ATGCTTTACTGGTTAACGCAGCTATTACAGGGACAGTATCATGCGTTCAGGGTTTTCCAATATCTTACATTTCGATCCATTCTGGCGTCATTGACCGCTTTACTGGTCGGTTTGCTTTGCGGCCCCATGATGATTAAATGGCTGAGAAATCTGCAAATCGGCCAGATGGTGCGTGATGATGGTCCGCAAAGTCATTTGTCCAAGGCCGGTACTCCGACTATGGGTGGTGTGCTGATATTGGTCGCGATAACAGCCAGTTGCCTGTTATGGGGTGATTTGCGGCAACCTGCCTTGTGGCTGGCATTGCTGGTTACCCTGGGGTTCGGGGCAATAGGCTGGATCGATGATTATCGCAAAGTGGTGCGTAAAAACAGCAAGGGACTGTCCGCCCGCTGGAAATATCTGTGGCAATCGGTGGTGGCCGTTGCCGCCATTATGATCTTGTATCTTAACACCAGTTTTCCGGTACAGACGCAATTAACGATCCCTTTTTTTAAAAACTGGCTGGTTGATCTTGGCCCTTTATTTCCTCTACTCGCCTACTTTGTCATGGTTGGAAGCAGTAACGCCGTGAATTTGACGGATGGCCTGGATGGCCTGGCCATCATGCCCATTGTCATGGTGGCCGGAGCGCTTGGGGTTTTTGCCTATGCCGGCAGTAATTCGGTTTACGCACATTATCTGGCTATTCCCTATGTTCCCAATACCGGGGAGTTGACTATATTCTGTTCCTCCATCGTCGGAGCAGGCTTGGGTTTTCTCTGGTATAACACCTATCCGGCCCAGGTGTTTATGGGGGATGTCGGCTCACTGGCATTGGGAGCCGCTCTGGGTATCGTGGCCATTGTAGTCCGGCAGGAACTGGTGTTGTTAATTATGGGTGGATTGTTTGTCATCGAGACGTTGTCGGTCATTTTACAAGTAGGTTATTTTAAGTACACGGGGGGCAAGCGTCTGTTTCGGATGGCGCCATTACACCACCATTTTGAATTGAAGGGGTGGTCGGAACCGAAAGTTATCGTGCGGTTCTGGATCATAACCGTTATTTTTGTACTGTGTGGCCTGGCCACCTTGAAATTACGTTAG
- a CDS encoding UDP-N-acetylmuramoyl-tripeptide--D-alanyl-D-alanine ligase: MNLNTIADLLGYSSSVTTEVTGICIDSREVKPGCLFIAIRGERYDGHHFIKDVAARGAAAVVCEQADPETDIPQWLVPSTLDALANIAACHRKSMTCPVIALTGSNGKTTVKDMIAAVLPGPSHATPGNWNNHIGAPLSVLALNNRHRYAVFELGANHPGEIAHTVRVVQPQVALINNIAPAHIEGFGSIEGVAQAKGEIYQGLPAGGTAVINDDDDFAHFWDPLLDDKKVLRFSLHKPVDVYARAIHFNDQGCASFTLILPEAALPVVLQIPGEHTIRNALAAAACCYAAGIEAADIAKGLQQFRGVAGRMTFLTGKNQSLVIDDTYNANLRSVLTAVDVLAKRQGRRILVLGDMGELGDWTQQHHEEIGRAARNKGIDLLMTCGKNSEFTSKAFGVAARHYPSQEALTQDLLPHLAKDTTVLVKGSRSAAMEKIVHQLVG, translated from the coding sequence ATGAACCTGAATACCATTGCCGATCTGTTGGGATATTCCTCCTCTGTGACGACGGAAGTGACCGGAATATGTATCGATAGCCGTGAAGTAAAGCCCGGCTGTTTGTTTATTGCCATCCGGGGTGAACGTTACGACGGCCATCATTTTATTAAGGACGTGGCCGCCCGGGGCGCTGCGGCTGTGGTGTGCGAGCAGGCTGATCCGGAGACGGATATTCCGCAATGGTTAGTCCCTTCCACCCTTGATGCCCTGGCGAACATAGCGGCCTGCCATCGGAAAAGTATGACTTGTCCTGTGATCGCTCTGACAGGGAGTAACGGCAAGACAACGGTGAAAGACATGATCGCCGCCGTTTTACCCGGGCCATCCCATGCGACACCGGGTAACTGGAACAATCATATCGGGGCGCCTTTAAGCGTGCTGGCATTGAATAACCGGCATCGTTACGCCGTGTTTGAGCTGGGTGCCAACCATCCGGGTGAAATTGCTCATACGGTACGAGTCGTGCAGCCTCAGGTCGCACTGATTAATAATATTGCTCCTGCCCACATTGAAGGATTTGGCTCCATTGAGGGCGTGGCTCAGGCCAAGGGTGAAATTTATCAGGGGTTGCCGGCAGGCGGTACGGCTGTGATCAATGACGACGATGATTTCGCCCATTTCTGGGATCCTTTGCTGGATGATAAAAAAGTGCTGCGTTTTTCCTTGCACAAGCCGGTGGATGTTTATGCCCGGGCGATCCATTTTAATGATCAGGGTTGCGCTTCGTTCACTCTGATTTTACCGGAAGCGGCGCTGCCTGTTGTTCTGCAGATCCCCGGGGAGCATACGATTCGTAACGCGTTGGCAGCAGCGGCCTGTTGCTATGCCGCCGGTATTGAGGCGGCGGATATCGCTAAAGGATTACAGCAATTTCGTGGTGTTGCCGGGAGAATGACTTTTCTGACCGGTAAAAATCAGTCCCTGGTCATTGATGATACATATAATGCCAATTTGCGTTCCGTGCTGACGGCGGTTGATGTACTGGCAAAGCGTCAGGGCCGGCGCATTCTGGTTCTTGGCGATATGGGGGAGCTTGGTGATTGGACGCAACAACACCATGAGGAAATCGGGCGTGCCGCCCGGAATAAAGGTATTGATTTATTAATGACCTGTGGCAAAAACAGTGAATTTACCAGCAAAGCCTTCGGAGTAGCTGCCAGACATTATCCTAGTCAGGAAGCCTTAACTCAGGATTTGTTACCTCATCTTGCGAAAGACACCACCGTTTTGGTGAAAGGATCACGTTCCGCCGCGATGGAAAAAATTGTTCATCAGCTTGTGGGTTGA
- a CDS encoding DUF167 domain-containing protein produces the protein MSYQPWLERFPDYLQLTLRVKPASRVNALFIDNANRLQLTLKAKPQDGKANKMLIVYLAKLLRLTQKQVIITAGLQARDKKVRLLVPGVMQEALVNALYECILIQSP, from the coding sequence GTGAGTTATCAGCCCTGGCTTGAGCGTTTTCCTGATTATCTCCAGTTGACGCTGCGGGTGAAACCGGCCAGTCGCGTCAATGCCTTGTTTATTGACAATGCCAATCGTCTGCAACTGACCCTGAAGGCCAAACCCCAGGATGGCAAAGCGAATAAAATGCTGATTGTTTATCTGGCTAAATTATTACGATTGACTCAAAAGCAAGTGATCATTACTGCCGGTTTGCAGGCTCGGGACAAAAAAGTACGTTTACTGGTTCCAGGAGTCATGCAGGAAGCGCTTGTGAACGCGTTATATGAATGTATTCTGATCCAATCGCCATGA
- a CDS encoding cell division protein ZipA C-terminal FtsZ-binding domain-containing protein gives MQANWSLILNVLLLIGVVVAIGRLMKVRRQSLNHTPYQPSLGKMEESRHFDDIIAVRKVSLAPVESDGEANKMPDIVVRAKSAGTSSVCPETSQDKSKQENDAPGETGNEPVKSVMMFLLAKENRQLAGYELLQTVLAAGLRFGEGHLFHRHQQANGQGPVLCSLAAATSTGVFDLQNIGAFSVRGLCLFMEASGNPTIDAERFGIMYDTARQLSDGLNTYLLDDRRRPLTEEGLARYHQLLNISAESELSALA, from the coding sequence ATGCAGGCAAACTGGAGTCTTATTCTCAATGTGTTATTACTCATTGGTGTAGTGGTAGCCATTGGGCGCTTGATGAAGGTGAGAAGGCAAAGTTTAAACCATACCCCATATCAGCCTTCTCTGGGAAAAATGGAAGAGTCCAGGCATTTTGATGATATTATTGCTGTGCGGAAAGTTAGTCTCGCTCCTGTTGAGTCCGATGGCGAAGCCAATAAGATGCCTGACATTGTTGTCAGGGCAAAATCGGCCGGGACTTCTTCTGTTTGCCCGGAGACTTCGCAAGACAAGTCGAAGCAGGAGAATGACGCACCGGGGGAGACAGGCAATGAACCGGTAAAATCCGTGATGATGTTTCTTCTGGCGAAAGAAAACCGTCAGTTGGCAGGGTATGAGTTATTGCAAACGGTACTTGCTGCCGGCCTTCGTTTTGGAGAGGGCCATTTGTTTCATCGTCACCAGCAGGCTAATGGGCAGGGGCCGGTATTGTGCAGTCTCGCCGCAGCCACTTCTACCGGCGTATTTGATTTACAGAATATCGGTGCGTTCAGCGTTCGTGGTTTGTGCCTGTTTATGGAGGCATCCGGCAATCCGACTATAGACGCGGAGCGTTTTGGCATCATGTATGATACCGCCAGACAATTGAGTGACGGTTTGAATACCTATTTGCTGGATGATCGGCGCCGCCCTCTTACGGAAGAAGGTCTTGCCCGATACCATCAATTACTCAATATCAGTGCCGAAAGTGAGTTATCAGCCCTGGCTTGA